A genomic region of Lytechinus pictus isolate F3 Inbred chromosome 2, Lp3.0, whole genome shotgun sequence contains the following coding sequences:
- the LOC135153239 gene encoding genetic suppressor element 1-like translates to MCKASFYCDARIRVCHLPPGPSNKPPPLTVVSSANSKANRTTATVTPFSQSASTVTVTSGNGGAGTNQALAATRTSSFAAALRKLAKQANDNGPDEISPRTSPASTTRSSASTPSKYHLGPSPLVVPTSSPPVVTIAPTHTTSSALDSRRELERRSQSNSVDRSLGRSLSGEGASSIWRGKESPSLGLGPRRPLAQLPSKSEEMAGRGFQPYRAGEDPIRPPTATPHPLASYDPTAMAQISYPFHPAFLTPANLQYPAFRFVKDIFSFLL, encoded by the exons GCCACCTCCCCCCTGGACCAAGCAACAAACCCCCTCCCTTGACTGTGGTCTCCTCTGCTAACAGCAAGGCTAACCGAACCACCGCTACCGTAACCCCCTTCAGCCAATCAGCCAGCACCGTCACAGTGACCAGCGGCAACGGCGGTGCAGGCACCAACCAGGCCTTGGCCGCTACCCGCACCTCCAGCTTCGCCGCCGCCCTGCGTAAACTGGCCAAGCAGGCCAATGACAATG GCCCAGATGAGATCTCACCTAGAACGTCACCTGCCAGTACAACACGTAGCTCCGCCTCTACCCCGTCCAAGTACCACCTAGGACCTTCGCCCCTCGTGGTCCCTACCTCAAGCCCTCCAGTGGTTACCATTGCCCCCACCCACACCACCAGTTCTGCCCTGGATTCCAGAAGG GAGCTTGAGAGAAGAAGCCAGAGCAACTCTGTAGATCGTAGCCTCGGTCGTTCGCTGTCAGGAGAGGGTGCGTCTTCTATttggagaggaaaagaaagCCCCAGTCTAGGTCTAGGTCCAAGGAG ACCGCTAGCCCAACTACCGAGCAAGTCGGAGGAGATGGCAGGGAGGGGTTTCCAGCCATACCGTGCCGGCGAAGACCCCATCCGACCCCCGACAGCCACGCCCCACCCTCTGGCATCTTACGACCCCACTGCCATGGCTCAGATCTCATATCCATTCCATCCTGCGTTCCTGACACCAGCAAACCTTCAGTATCCAGCTTTCAGGTTTGTGAAAgacattttctcttttcttttatga